A stretch of DNA from Rhodothermales bacterium:
GCGACCGTGCGGCCATGTCGCGAACATCTTGTCCAGGAAAGGCTTGCGGGCGCGCTCAATGGCGCTGACAGACGGATCTTCGGCAATACCGTATCCGTCCAGGATGACCAAAAGGTGTTTGCGCATGGGTGTTATACTCGGTAGTCCTGTATGCGCTTCGTGGTTTCCCCCGTGCGCGTCAGGAAGACATTCATGGATCCACACCGCGGGCAGGATATCTGTTCCGTTCCGCTGCGATCCGTGACCCGGTCCGGATCATCAAAATAGTGGTTGCGCGTGGCGCAAAAATAAGTCCCTCTGCTCGCATCGAGCCCTTCCTGCGGCGCCGGCAACTGCTGCATGCGCGCCCACGTCTTGCACCACGCGGAAACCGTGCACCGTTCGCAGGAGGGATTCCGGGCCGTGCAGGTGTATCGGCCATGCAAGATGAGCAGATGATGCGCATCCCGCCAGGTTTCCTTCGGCAAGAGATCCTTCAGCTGTTTTTCCACGCGGGCCGGGGTCGTCGCATCTTCCCGCACCAACCCAATCCGGTTGGCCACGCGGAAGACATGGGTATCCACTGCGAGGGCATCCTGACCGAACGCTACGGCACTGACCACCTGCGCTGTCTTCTGGCCGACGCCCGGCAATTTCCGGAGGTCCTCGACCCGGTCAGGCACCTGCCCGTCGAACACGTCGCGCAGCATGCGGGCCGCACCCACCAGATGTTTCGATTTGTTGTTGGGATACGATATCGATGCGATGAGCGGAAATACGTCCTCGGGCTCGGCGGTGGCCATGGCTTCCGCCGTCGGATACGCCGCGAACAGCCCCGGCGTCACCTTGTTCACCCGCTCATCCGTACACTGCGCCGACAGGACCACGGCAATGAGCAATTGGAACGGGTCCTCGTACATCAACTCTGTTTCCGGCGCGGGTATTACCTTCCAGAGTCC
This window harbors:
- the nth gene encoding endonuclease III; the encoded protein is MKANSGTEQTEKSLSRTERAERVIDGLWKVIPAPETELMYEDPFQLLIAVVLSAQCTDERVNKVTPGLFAAYPTAEAMATAEPEDVFPLIASISYPNNKSKHLVGAARMLRDVFDGQVPDRVEDLRKLPGVGQKTAQVVSAVAFGQDALAVDTHVFRVANRIGLVREDATTPARVEKQLKDLLPKETWRDAHHLLILHGRYTCTARNPSCERCTVSAWCKTWARMQQLPAPQEGLDASRGTYFCATRNHYFDDPDRVTDRSGTEQISCPRCGSMNVFLTRTGETTKRIQDYRV